The genomic DNA CGCCTCGAAGATCTGCTTGTTCTGCTCCATCCAGCTCGACGACATGTAGCCCTTGCCGGCGGCGGCCTCGAGCTCGTGCCCGATCTCGCCGGCGCGGTCGATGTCGTCCACTTTGAATTCGAGCACGCTGGCCACTTCGCCCAGCCCGAAGAGCTGCTGCGCATCGCGCAGCCGGACGAACGCCCACGACTTGTCGTAATCGTAGAAGCCGGAGTTGAAGATGCCGGCGACTTTGAAACGGACGTACTTCGGCACGATGCCGAACGGCGTGAGCTCGCCCTGCGGCGAGGTAACGAGCACGACCGAGCCGACCGTCGCGCCCAGATCGTTGGCCATCTCTTTGCCGAGGACGATGGGTGGGAGTTCTGGCAGATCAGGCGGCTCGCCCTCATGACGGACCCGCTCCGGCCGTGCCGGTGGCGACGGCGCTTCCAGTTTTTCCGCCGAGCCGAGCTGCACCGACTGCAACAGCTCGCTTACCTTCTTCTCGTACTCCGGCAGCACGCCCTTCACCACCGCGCCGGTAGCGCGCGCGCCGCGCGAGACCAGCACCTGCTCGTAGATGGCCGGGGCGCCGGCTTTTACTCCCGGCTGTTTTTCCAAGCGCTCGAGCAGCGGCTTCCAGTCTTTGATGCCGTCGGATTCCACACGCATGAGGTTCACGTGGCTGGACGCGCCCAGCAGTCGCCGCTCCAGATCCTGGCGGAATCCGTTGTTGATGGCCAGCGCGATGACCAGCGAAGCCACGCCCGCGGCGACGCCGACCACGGAGATCGCGGTGATCACGCCGATCACCGCCTGGCGGCGCTTGGCGCGCAGGTAGCGCGCGGCGATAAAGAGTTCGAAGCGCATCGGTTTATTCGAGCGTCACCCTTAACGCTGTTTCGAATGGACGACCGTCTTCGCCGTCGCCATGTTGCTGTAGCGATCGTAGACGCGGACCACCACCACGTGCTCGCCGGAATCTGCCGCGCGCTGCAGCTTCGCGCCCTTCGCCGCTGGTGCGTCCGGGGCCGCCAGCGGCACGCTGAAGTCGTAGTGTTCCATCCTGGAATCGGATATCTGTCCCACTGGCTCCACGAACTTCCACTCGCCCGCGTCGACGGAGTACTCGGCGCGGCGGATGGGCGAAAAAGTATCGGTCGCGCGGAAGATCACGTGTAGCGCGCCACCGTCAGTCGCCGCGCTCAGGTCGGCGATGACCGGCGCGGTGGTGTCGATCTCGAAGCGCGCGCTTTCCTTTTCATCGCTGAGCGCGTCGTTGGGCGAGTGTGAGGGAGCGTCGGAAGCGACCACCTTGACCACGTAGCCGCCATCGGGCAAGAGCGCCGTTTCGGTGGAATAGTATCTTTCGGTCAATCCATCTTTGAGCAGCTTCCAATTGCTCTCGCCATCGCCGCGATAGTAGAGCGCGTAGACCAGGTCGTCGTCGTTGTCATCGTGCGCGCTCCACCGGATGGCGACGTACTCGGCATCGCGGAATGCGGACGGCGCGAAGTCAGGACGCGGCGCCGCGACTGGCGGGGGCGGGCTGCCGCCCACCTGCACCGGCCCGCCGTCGTCTGTCGACTGCTGCCGCGGGACTTGCTGGAAGCGCGCGCCGGGCTGCACTGCGACGTCGTCCACCGCCGGCGCCACATTCTTCGAGCGGTAGTTCAACGTCACACTCTCGAGTCGCGCGGGCTTCTCGCTGGGACGCAGCACCGCTTTCCACTGCACGAAGCGGGCGGGCGGAACATCCAGCATCCCGTCTCTGAGGTCCACGCGCTTCCACGCGCTCCAGTTGCGATCGGGGTTATCGACGTTGCCGCTGCGCGCGAAGAGTTCCGCGTTCCCGGTGCCGCGCCATTCGGCGCGTCCCCAACGCGAAAAGATGCGCGCGTCGAACACGTCGCTCTCATAGGTGCCCTCACTCTCCGGCTGCGAGCCGAGCAGGAAGACCTTGCCCAGGTTGCTGGTCACCGCGTAGAGGCCGTGGTCGGGCGCGTGTGCGAAGCCGGTGACTTGTGTAGCCGGAGCCTTCAGCAGGTCGGTGAAGTCGCCGTTGTTCTCGATCACGTAGACGCGGCCTTTGTTACCGGTGCCGGCCAACAGGCGTCCACGAGCATCGAACGCGAGCGCGTAGACCAGGTCTTCACGCGATGCCCACAGCCGCTTGGGCGAACCGTCGGGCGCGATCTGGTAGATCTCCGAGCCGCCCGGCCCGCCGAACAACGGCAGTCCGAGGGGAGGTCCACCAGGCGGCGCGCCGGCCGGCGGCCCACCCGGCGCGCCTTGCGGGTTGGCAGTGCCGGTCGCGCTGAAGGTGAAGCCCGCGGTTCCGGTCGCCGGCGTGATGGGCGCGGAGGTGGGCGGCCCACCACGTTTCTCGCCCGCACCCGCGGCATAGATGTTGCCGGCCTTGTCGATGGCCAGCGCGGTGATCTCTTTCTTCGGCGCGCTATACAGCACGAACGCTTCGCCCGCCGGCGAGATGCGATAGACCAGCCCACTGCCGTCGGAGCCGGCGATCAGGTTCTCTTTGTCGTCGAGGGCGAGCACGCGGATGTGCGCCTCGTCGCTCTTGAAGAAGACGGTGCCCTCGCCTGCCGCGGTGACCCTGAAGATCTCGCCGCGGTCGCCAGTGGCAACGTAGAGGCGGCCGGCTCCGTCGACCGCGAGGTCCCAGATGTATTTCGTCTTCGGATCGAACCACACGCTGGCGCGGTAGCCGCCGTCGACTGGGACCTGGGCATCACTCTGGGCACCACCTGAAGTCGCGCCCTCCGCCCCGGTCGCCTCCTGGCTCGCCGGCTTCGCCGGTTTCTTCTCCGCCTTTTTGTCGGCAGGGTTCTTGGCGCTGGACTGCGCCGCCGCTTCGGAAGGTGCGAGGCGGTAGATCTTCCCATCCGGCGAGGTCGCAGCATAAACCACGCCGGCCTTGTCGGAGACGGCGAGCGCCTGCACCTGCAACTCTTTCGGTTCGAAGATCACCGTGGCCGTGCCCTCGGGCGTGACCTTGTAGACGCGGGCCGGCGAACCGGTCGCGAGGTATACGTTGCCCCTGAGGTCGGCGGAGACCGCCCACACGTAAGTCGAGGGCGAGCTGTAGAGCAACCGGAAGGCAGGCGCGAGTTCGAGCGCGCCGTCGGAGCGGATGGCCACCGCCTTCGCCGTCCCTTTCTCGAGATCGTCGAAGGAAGATTGCTGCCAGGCACGAGTGCCTTGCGCGCAGGCGAAGGAGGAAAGCAGCAGCAGGACGAGCGGGAGTCTTCTCATGAGCGTAAAGATTCAGTGTACGACTTTCGCCGCTGAAAATGCGAAGGGCACGGCCGCAGCCGTGCCCTTTTTCCCTGCTGCGATCATTTTATGGTGATGGTGATGACTTGCGCGCCGCTCACCACATAGGCCAGCGGGGTGGAAGCTTCGTCCACCGCGCTCTCGCCGGTGACCAGCATGTCGCGGGTGCCGCGCATGCCGTCCATCACATTCATCACCGAAAGCGGCAGCGTGGGCATGACCTTGTCTTCGATCATGGCCTGCGGATTCGCTTCCAGCAACGAGACGTAAAGGTGGTCGTTAAGATGTTCCTTGTTGAGCGAGGCGATGGTGGTGCCCAGGTCGTAGCGTCCGCCGAAGGCCAGGCTCATGCGCCGCGTGCGGTCGAGCGTCTCGCCATCGGACACCAGGATCCGCAGCGTGCCCTTCGGCGTTGAGGTGGGGACCTTGACCGGGATCTGGCGCACGATGCGCTCGCCGCGATATGGACGCAGCACTGCCTCGACCACGATCTGCTCCCCGGGCCGGGCCTCGGTCACGTCGGTGCGCGCGCTTTCCAGCTTGGCGAACTTGCGCTCGCGGATCAGGTCCAGGTCCATGGTCACACCCTGGATATTCGGCGTGACGTAAGGGTTCTCGAAGATGCGTCCAAAGCGGTCGCCCAGCGAGACTGCCACCACGAACGCTGCCGGCATATTGGAGTCGACGGGCGAGAACATGTTCTGCAGGTTCACGTCCGGATATCCTGCCACCCCGATCTTGCCCGTCATGCGGAAGGTGATGTCGTCCCCGGCGTCGTTCATGCTCTGCAGCGAGTTGAACACCGTGGCCATCATCAGCAGCGGCGTGATCTTCGAGTTGGAGAGCACCTCGTAGTGGTAGCTCACCGGCTTGGGCCCGCCGTGTACGTTGAGCGTTACCGGGATCATCCGCGGCTGCTTGTTGAAGCGGCCCATGATGCCGGTGTGGCGGTCTTGCACGAACGATCCCACTTCTTCGGTCGCGTTCACGATCTTGAAAGCGTTGGCTGGTGAAGGCAGCGTGGCGAGCACGCGCGACTTGGTCATCGGCATGTCGACCATGCCGAACTGCAGCAGCGGATGGCCGCAGGCGAGCAGCCGTTGCGCGTCCATGTATGTCACGGTGCAGGTGGCGGCGATGTTCATGTCGCCGCGGACCAGCAGCGCGCTCACGGACGAGCCCGGTTCGAGCGGCTCGGGCTGTTTCTCGTCGCTCACCGAGCCCGCTCCCATCACCGGCATCACGCCGGCGGAGGCAAACTGCGAGGCAAAGCGGCGCACGGAATCTTCGCTGAATCCTGAGAACACCAGAGGAGCGCCGATGGGCTTGAGATATTGCGCGTAGGCGGGAACCTCGGGCGCGGCGGCAGGCGCCGGCGGCGCTGTCATCGATGTCTTCGTCGCCTCCGATTTCGGCTTACCGCCGGCAACGGATTCTGCCGGGATGGTCTTGTCGAGCTCATTGATCTCCAGCATCTCTTCGATGGGAGTAACGCCGGCGATCGGCTCGCGCGAGAATTCTCCGAGACGGAACGCCAGCGCGCCGGCGAGGCGTCCATTGAAATAGACCGGGCTGCCGCTCATGCCGGCGACCACGCCGGTGTATTCCACTTTTTGTCCGTGGAGGCGGACCAGGATCACGTTGCTCTTCGGGCCGTTGAAGTTATTCTTGAGCACGCCGAGGACTTCTACCTCCATCGGCTCCGGCTTCACTCCCTCAAAGACGGTGTAGGCCACGCCGCGCATCCCCGGCTCGATCTCCGTTATGGGGATGATGTTGGGCGTCGAAGCGACGTTCGAAGCGACGTTTGAGACGACGTTCGAAGCGACTTCGGGCAACGCCGCATTGGCGGCGGCCGCCGGCGCAGGGGCGGGAGCTTGCGCGACTGTTTTTTTCGGGGTGGCGGCTGATCCGGCTGCAGCGCACAGAACGATGGCGAGCAGGACAACGAGGCGCGGGAACAATAGATTCTTCATACAGCGATAAGGGCCTTCCCTTCCCAGACTCGAAAAACGGCGGCAAAAAGCCGCTCGTCGCAGGTTCAAAAAGGGATGATCCGGCATCTATACTACCATCAGATACTCTGGACCCTGGTTGCTATGTCTCCGAAAACACACTTAGTCATGCCCGCAGAACGCCTTGCCGTGTTAGTCCGGTTGGCATTGGTGGCAGCCGCGCTGGCGGCACCGTTCAGCTTCGCCCAGCCGCAAGCGCCGCAGACGAACCCGACCCAGCCCCCGCCCTCCGGCGCTTCCGGGTCGAAGGACGCGCAGGAGTCCGCGCCCAGCTCCGGCGGCCCCGAGGGCGACGTCGGGACGATCGCCATCCCCAAGAAGAAGGATGAGAGCGCGCCGCCGGAAAAGAAAGACAAGCCGGAGAAATTCAAGAACCCGGCAGGCATGCCCGATTACTCGGTGCGCGTCGACGTGCCCTCGGTGACCGTGGACGTGACCGTCACTACCCGGGAGGGCGGCTTCGTCCCCGGCCTGCACAAAGAGAACTTCCGTGTGCTCGAAGATGGCGTTCCGCAGAAGGTGACCACGTTCACCCAGTCCGAGGCGCCCATCACTGCGGTGCTGCTGGTCGAGTTCGCCAACACGAACTACAGTTTCATCAATGACATGCTCGCCGCTTCCTACACCTTCGCCTCCGGATTGAAGCCGCAGGACTGGATCGCGGTGGTGTCCTATGACATGCGGCCGCAGATCCTCGCCGACTTCACCCAGGACAAGAAGCAGATCTACGCCGCGCTCGGTCACCTGCGCATTCCCGGATTCAGCGAGACCAACCTGTTCGACGCGCTCTACGACACGCTCGACCGCATTGACCGCATCGAAGGCCGCAAATACGTGATCCTGATCTCCAGCGGCCTCGACACCTTCAGCAAGCACACTCTCGACGACGCGTATAAGAAGGTGAAGACTACGCCGAACGTCACCATCTTCGCCGTGAGTACGGGCGGCTTCGTCCGCACCCAGGTCGAGGGCAGGATGGGTCCGATCACCTCGATGAATTACCTGCAGGCTGACAATCAGATGAATTACTTCGCCAAAATGACCGGCGGACAAGCCTACAAGCCGCGCTTTCTTGGCGAGATGCCGGAGATCTTCGGTTCCATCGCCAACGTGATCCGCAGCCAGTACTCGCTCGCCTACCATCCCAGCAACACCAAAATGGATGGCTCGTATCGCAAGATCAAGGTCGAGCTGGTGAACCCTATGAACGGGGAGCCGCTGAAGATGGTCAACGAGAAGGGCAAGCAGCTGAAGTACCAGATCATCGCGCGTGACGGCTACAGCGCCAAGCACCAGGTGGAGTAGTGGTGATGGAATAGTGGTGGAGGTGGAGCAGGCGACGTCAACCCCAGCTTTGGCTGGGGTCTTCTTTTGCTCGCGACTCGCGGCTTTAGTGAACGTGGAAGAGGCGGTCGAGCGCGAACATCAATCCCACACCGAGGAAGACGACCAGCGCCATCTTCACGCCGGGCTCGCGGTTGACCTCGGGCAGCAGGTCGGTGGCGGCCACATAGATAGTCACCCCGGCAGAGAGTGGTAGGCCCGCATCGACACTGTGCTGGAAGACGGCCATCGTCAGCACGCCGGCAAGCGTTGCGCCTCCGAGCAGTACAGAAGCGCCCCACGACTTCAGCCGGCTGCGTCCGCTCGCCAGCATCACCGACGCGACGGTGAAGCCTTCCGGCACTTTGTGCAGGAAGACGGCCCCGAAAACGATCCATCCCAGGAAGTTCGAGACCAGGAAGCCACTGGCGATGGCGATGCCGTCGAAGAAGGCGTGGATGAGCAAGCCGAACAACACCGAGAGGCTGCGATGCGGCGGCGTGACTTCATGCTCGTGCGTCTCTTCCCCGAAATGGAAGTGCGGTGTGAGCGTGTGCTCGAAAAGATGGACGATCAGGTATCCGCCGAGGATGAAGAATGGAGCCCAGCCGTGCGGGTTCAGTTCCGGCTTCAGGCTTTCCGGGATCATCTCGAGGAT from Acidobacteriota bacterium includes the following:
- a CDS encoding VWA domain-containing protein, which encodes MPAERLAVLVRLALVAAALAAPFSFAQPQAPQTNPTQPPPSGASGSKDAQESAPSSGGPEGDVGTIAIPKKKDESAPPEKKDKPEKFKNPAGMPDYSVRVDVPSVTVDVTVTTREGGFVPGLHKENFRVLEDGVPQKVTTFTQSEAPITAVLLVEFANTNYSFINDMLAASYTFASGLKPQDWIAVVSYDMRPQILADFTQDKKQIYAALGHLRIPGFSETNLFDALYDTLDRIDRIEGRKYVILISSGLDTFSKHTLDDAYKKVKTTPNVTIFAVSTGGFVRTQVEGRMGPITSMNYLQADNQMNYFAKMTGGQAYKPRFLGEMPEIFGSIANVIRSQYSLAYHPSNTKMDGSYRKIKVELVNPMNGEPLKMVNEKGKQLKYQIIARDGYSAKHQVE
- a CDS encoding SpoIVB peptidase S55; this translates as MKNLLFPRLVVLLAIVLCAAAGSAATPKKTVAQAPAPAPAAAANAALPEVASNVVSNVASNVASTPNIIPITEIEPGMRGVAYTVFEGVKPEPMEVEVLGVLKNNFNGPKSNVILVRLHGQKVEYTGVVAGMSGSPVYFNGRLAGALAFRLGEFSREPIAGVTPIEEMLEINELDKTIPAESVAGGKPKSEATKTSMTAPPAPAAAPEVPAYAQYLKPIGAPLVFSGFSEDSVRRFASQFASAGVMPVMGAGSVSDEKQPEPLEPGSSVSALLVRGDMNIAATCTVTYMDAQRLLACGHPLLQFGMVDMPMTKSRVLATLPSPANAFKIVNATEEVGSFVQDRHTGIMGRFNKQPRMIPVTLNVHGGPKPVSYHYEVLSNSKITPLLMMATVFNSLQSMNDAGDDITFRMTGKIGVAGYPDVNLQNMFSPVDSNMPAAFVVAVSLGDRFGRIFENPYVTPNIQGVTMDLDLIRERKFAKLESARTDVTEARPGEQIVVEAVLRPYRGERIVRQIPVKVPTSTPKGTLRILVSDGETLDRTRRMSLAFGGRYDLGTTIASLNKEHLNDHLYVSLLEANPQAMIEDKVMPTLPLSVMNVMDGMRGTRDMLVTGESAVDEASTPLAYVVSGAQVITITIK
- a CDS encoding ZIP family metal transporter, whose translation is MHPILLSVLLGVTAAAANVFGGAIMVQRHWERRYLNYFIALGSGFMLATAILEMIPESLKPELNPHGWAPFFILGGYLIVHLFEHTLTPHFHFGEETHEHEVTPPHRSLSVLFGLLIHAFFDGIAIASGFLVSNFLGWIVFGAVFLHKVPEGFTVASVMLASGRSRLKSWGASVLLGGATLAGVLTMAVFQHSVDAGLPLSAGVTIYVAATDLLPEVNREPGVKMALVVFLGVGLMFALDRLFHVH
- a CDS encoding FtsX-like permease family protein; protein product: MRFELFIAARYLRAKRRQAVIGVITAISVVGVAAGVASLVIALAINNGFRQDLERRLLGASSHVNLMRVESDGIKDWKPLLERLEKQPGVKAGAPAIYEQVLVSRGARATGAVVKGVLPEYEKKVSELLQSVQLGSAEKLEAPSPPARPERVRHEGEPPDLPELPPIVLGKEMANDLGATVGSVVLVTSPQGELTPFGIVPKYVRFKVAGIFNSGFYDYDKSWAFVRLRDAQQLFGLGEVASVLEFKVDDIDRAGEIGHELEAAAGKGYMSSSWMEQNKQIFEALQMERRVMFLAIGLIVFVAALNILISLTMMVMEKTRDIAVLMSMGAKRAQVRRIFIGQGVLIGTIGTFFGLILGYLGTWALSHYQFFRLNPEVYSIAYVPASPRVLDGVLVAVIALLISLVATIYPSWAAARILPAEALRYE